The Paenibacillus sp. G2S3 region CTTCTCGCCGCGTTCAATGGTCATGTTCAGCATAGGCAGCAATGGACGGTCATAACCAATCTCGAAATCAATGCCTTCGAAGACTGTTTTACCACTGGCACGGCTCTCTTTAAACTTAAAGGTCGGCTTTGCAGCTTCTTCTGGACGATCAATTCGATCCATCCGATCTAGCTGCTTCTCACGGCTCTTCGCCCGACCAGATGTGGAGGCACGAGCTTTGTTACGCTGGATGAAATCCTCTTGTTTCTTAATAAAATCCTGTTGTTTCTCATAAGCATCTATGTGTTGGATCTTATTCATCTCGGCCATATTCAGAAATTTCTCGTAGTTCGCAGTGTATCGAGTAAGTTTACCGAACTCCAGGTGATAGACCACATTTACGACTTTATTCATGAATTCCGTATCATGGGAGATCAATATAAAAGCATATGGATATTGCTTCAAATAGTTAGTTAACCAGTCAATGTGCTCAACATCCAAATAGTTGGTAGGCTCATCCAGCAATAGTACATTCGGTTTCTCAAGCAGCAGCTTTGCTAACAGAACTTTTGTGCGCTGGCCCCCACTTAGTGAAGCGACATCACGGTCAAGTCCAATGACAGATAGACCAAGGCCATTCGCCATTTCCTCTACTTTTACATCAATTAGATAAAAATCTCCGATATCCAGCTGTTCCTGAATGTCCCCCATTTGCTCGAGTAACAATTCTAACTCTTCAGGAGAAGCATCGCCCATCTTTTCAGTTATCGTTAGCATTTCCTGTTCCAGCTCTAAAAGTGGCAAGAAAGCGTCCTTCAATACATCGCGGATGGTTTTACCTGGCGTTAGGATGGTATGCTGATCCAAATAGCCGTAACGGACACGAGGCGTCCACTCCACTCTTCCACTATCCTTCAACAGTTTTCCAGTCAAAATATTCATAAGCGTCGATTTCCCTACGCCATTTGCTCCTACAATTCCTACATGTTCTCCCGGTAACAACCGGAAAGAAACATTCTTAAACAACGTCCGATCCCCAAAATTGTGGGAAACGTCTTCTACACTTAGTAAACTCATAAATTCTCCGTAAGCTCCTATCTATACTTAAATAATGCGTAACAAGCAGAAACGTCTTCGGCGTCACTATAGGACGGTAAGCGTTTATGCGAGAAATATAAAGATAAAGTATAGTGTGAAGCTTATACTTTCTTATATTTTTCAAAACACGTATAAATATATATTTTAACACACTTTAATGCAACACTGAACTAAAAGTTAGTTGAGTGAAAAGAGGAAGCATAGAGAACCGCTTTATTCAGCCTTTCTTTTGAAAAAACTACGGCTTTTCACCTTAGTTGGTACATCAAATACTTCCTCAAACATTTCATTGAACACTTCTACCAATTTCCCCCTAGGCTTGAATGGATCTTGCTGAAAAGGCAGTCCATACACCTTATCTGTACCTATAGCGGCCTGTAGCAGTTGTGCAGACGAGTGTTCAGCTAGCGGTAACCCCACCCTCCAATTCATTTCAGGAGGTATTCGCTTTCTCTTAATCCATAGAAGTATTTCTTCAAGACGCCAATCTGCACCTGAGGCAATTAAAAACGGTATATCGCTATATTTAAACTCATCCAAAGCCCCTTCATATTCACCAGTGCCGAGATCCAACACCACATATTGATAATCCCCTCTCAATAAATCAGCCATTTCCCCGTTGACTGGACGTTTCCAATAATGAACCCCTTTCCATGAAAAAACAGATTGTTCGTCCGTATATGGGATAGTTGTAATCTGTGAATATAGCATGCTGCGAATGCGGTTATATACCAATGAATTCGGAGAAAAATCAACCCATGCAGCTGCCCCCTTCTGTGCAAGTAGGCTGCTCATCGCTAATGAAGTATGCGTTGTTCCAAGACCTGAAGCTACTCCGAGTAAGGCAATGACCATCGCTTTTCGCTTTTCCAGAGAACGTGGGACTGAAATAGGAAAATCATTTACTCTGTCCATTTCGGATTCCACACGAACTAACGCCTGAAGAACGGCTCCTGCATTCTGATAACGCTCCTCTGGGTGATGTCGTAATAAGCGTCTTATAATTGGAATAATGCTAGCTGGCATATGATTATATAGCCGATCCTCCATCCCAGACTCCCAATGACTACATTGACCTCCAGTTGCCATATTTAGAATTAATGCTCCTAGTCCATATAAATCGGATACCGGCTGACTTTGACCACTTCCATATTGCTCAGGTGCCGCGAAGCCAACCGTACCCAGCTTAACCGTATCTTCGGATATACCGCGTTTGTAGCTTCGAGCGATTCCAAAGTCAATTAACATCAGTTCTTTTTGCAGCGTCAGCATGATGTTTGAAGGCTTTAGATCACGATAGATAATCGGAGGATGATGACCATGCAGATATTGAAGGACTTCTAAAAGCTGTTTAGCCGTCTGAATGATGAAGTCACTTGGCAAAGGTCCGGGATTATCCTTCATTAGCTGGCTCAAACTCATACCTTCAATGTAGTCCATAATTAAATAGGAATACCCTTCTCGATCTGGAAGATAGAAATCGACAATACGCGGCAGACGTGGGTGATCTAGTGTAATTAACATATCAGCTTCCGCCTGGATGTCTGAATGCAGCTCATCTAAGCATAAGCTTTCTTTTACAGCCCATCGTTTTCCCTTTAGCCGCAAATCATCCGCCAGATAAACAACACTCATCCCACCTTTACCAATCAGCCCCGAAATTCTGTATCTTTCATCAATAACCTGTCCCATCTTAAGCTTCGTCTCAAAATACAATTTAACTCCCCCTTTTGGCAAAAAAAAAGAGAAAGCTTCCGCCATTAATGTTCTTACCGCAAAATACGGTTAACATTAATAACGGGATGCTTTCCCTTAGAAATTTAAAATTTGTTGATTAGTATTTAATCATATAAAGTGTAATCTCGTCACGATTATGGAACAGCTGCTTTGCACGCTGAATCTGCATGCGCTCCCCTTCAAACATCGCAATAATCTCCTTGATCATCGCCAGAGGTTTCTTATGCATCAGCTTTACAGTCACAATGGCTGTCCCACCCGGCGACAGACTGTGTAGCAGCCCGGTTACAAGCTTCGCCATCAGCTTAGGACTCCAGCTCATATCGCAAACGAGCAGATCAAATTCATTGTCCCGGAATTTCACTTCTCCGGCGTTTTTACGAAGGATTTTCAAACCAGGATAATTACGAAGGGATTCATGCATTAATGCAGGGTCAACCGCCGTAACCTTCATTCCACGTTCCAGCAAGAAAGAAGTCCACCCACCTGGAGAAGCGCCAATATCTAACGCATTACGGAAGCTGTAAAAAGGAATATCAAACTCCTTCTCGGCCTCCATTAGTTTGAACTTGGCGCGTGAGATTTGTCCATCTTCCTTACGAAAACGGATCGCACCGCCATTCCATCCAGATAAATTCGCTTCTGGTCTGGATACACCTGCATATAAGGCATTCCCGTCTGCATAGACAGAAATGACCCAGGCTGGATCTTGCACTGTAAATTCTGCGCCTAAGCTCTGCAATTGCTCTTGCAGCCATTCACGAAGTTCTCCCGGACTTTCCTGCCAGAAGGAAGGATCTCCTTTACGAACGTTCAGAGAAACTTTTTCCCCTTCAAGCTCAGTGTGACGACTTAAATACACCGCCAAACGCTGTAGGGCCTCCATGGTTCCTTCATCCTGAAACTGAACAGGCTGTATATGACGCAGGAAAATGGGAAGATTCTGTGTGAGTAGCCGCGTTACTTCCTCTGGTTCACATTGCAAGGTAGCCAGAAAGATTTCTCCCGGTAGCAACAAGGTACTCTTCACAGCACCGAATAAACGGCGAAGCTCTTCTTGCGCATAAGGCGCAAAGCCGTGATTAGCTGTACAAATATATCGGGAATACACTACTTCTTCCGGAGCAATGTTCTGCTCTTCGGTATCTTGTCTTAAATCGTTCAAATCGTTTTGCCTCCAGGTCTAATTTTAATCCAGGGACGACCGCTATCCCATTCAACATCAACAGGAATATCATAAGTGGCCAAGATCATTTCTTTCGTTAATACTTCTTCTTTCGGTCCAGATCCAGCTAGCTTACCCTCACGAATTAATGCAACATGCGTAAAAAGTGGGACAATTTCTTCCACATGGTGAGTTACGTACACTACAGAAACATTACGCTGTCTCAGCTTGTCTATTTCAGCCAGCATTTTTTCCCTTTCATATAGATCAAGGCCGGCACAAGGCTCGTCCATAATCAATAACTTAGGGTCAGCCATAAGACATCTTGCCAGCATAGCTTTTTTACGTTCTCCCTGTGACAAGGTCCCAAAAGGATGAAATGCCATATTGCCTAGATTCATATCTTCCAGCATGCTGATTGCTTTCTCTTTTACTTCGGTAGGAATCGTCTCGTAAAAACGCAAATAAGCGTAAGCCCCTGTAGCTACGACCTCCCACACTGGATCATTTAAGCTCATCTTTTCCATCAAGGAAGGACCGATATATCCGATTTCTTTACGAACCTCACGTACATCACATTGCCCATATTTATAACCCAGCACTTCTACAGTCCCTTTGCTAGGAAATAAATAACCCGTCATCATCTCTAAAATTGTGGTTTTACCGGAGCCATTCCGTCCCAAAATGACCCAGTTCTCACCTTCTTTAACTTCTAGCGACACATCGTCCAAGATTAAGCTTTCTTCCCTGCGAAGAGATAAATGTTGTAATGAAATAATTATGATATAACACTCCTTATGTATTCCAGTACTCGCTCAACTGAAACCATGGAATAATAAATATTCGGATCATCTTCTCGTTCTGCAGAAGCTACAAGTAGTGCAGGAACGCTCGTTATACGATATTGTTGTACCAAATTCGGCAGCATGTTCACATTTCCTGCAACCATCTGGAGGTCAGCAGGCAATAAGTGGGCCGCCACCTCTAACATACGTTCAGCAGCCTTACAAGTACCACACAATGGAGTGTGAAAGAATACGACAAGCGGTTCTCCCGAACGATTAAGCGCCCCCAGCAATTCCACTTCATTCATTGTCTTCATTTCAAATCCGTCTCCCCAGCGATATCACGAAGCTTATCAGAACTCAGGGGACCATTTACCAAAAGCATCCCCTCAGGTTTGGCAGCATATAAGATTTCATACATTTCCCTTCGCCCCCATAGGCTAGAGGTGTGCAAATAGATTTCTCGGGGGTATATCCCTTCCAGTACAATTCGTCTGACAACCTCACCGCCAGAATAATCATCTGGCCCCATATCATAATCCAATGATAAAATACCGACCTCGCATTCACGCAGCATCAGAAGACATTCTTCAGTGGTACGAGCCAAAGTGAAACCTTTAGGTACCTTTCTAAGGTCGTCCATATAAATATGAATCACAATTACGCCTCCGCTTCAAACCAGCCACGCACTGTAGCAATCTCTTTTCGGTGACTGCCATCCGCACCCTTCTCCGTTTCCATGACAACAGCTGAGCTTCGTAAATGCTTGGAAGTCAATAAGCTTATCAGCCCCTGCTCTCCAATATGTCCTTGTCCGATTCCAGCATGTCTGTCACGTCTTGAGTCAAAAGGAAATTTAGAATCATTAAGATGAACAGCAACAAGATGTGGCCAAAATCCAAGCTTCTTTCCTCGTTCAATGAACTCTTCCGTTCGCTCAGGATTCCAGATACCAGCTGCGTAGGCATGACAGGTGTCCAAACAAAATCCTATTTTCTCCGGAAATTGGCTAAGCTCTCGAACTTTCACGAGTTCTTCAAGCGTAATCCCTTCAGTTCCATGGTTGCCCGCTTGATTCTCAATAAGCAGCTTAGTACGACCACCCCAGGACTGTAGCACCTCATTCATACATTGTATAATATTTTGATAGCCTTGTAACGGCTCCATTCCACCAAAATGTCCAAAATGAACAACGATGCCTGATGAACCACAAGCTTCTGCAATCTCCAGATCATTTAAAAGAGATGCCACATAAATCTTGCGCGGAGTGGCATCCTCTACACCAGCCGCCATGTTAATTCCATACGGAGTGTGAGCAATCGAAGCGATCCCTTTGTCTAGACAAAAGAGAGCACAATCCCTCGTATCTCGTACATCCACCTGTTTAAGTTTCAAACTACGTGGATTTTTAGGAAAATATTGAAAACATGTTGCACCGCTCTCCCAAGCGAATCGGGCAGCTCTCCCATAACCACCGCGAATGCTAACATGTGCCCCTATTTGGGGGCTATTCGTCATGCTGACAGTTTGGGCAATAAAACACTTTGCGTCCAGACTGCTCTGTTTTGATAATCGTTCCCCCATCACGAAGACAAGACTCGCCTTCACGATCATACACTTTACATTGATTATTATATGAACCTGTAACAGTATCCCCAGTCATAAACGGCATTTCCATGTACCCACCAATTTCAGTGGCCTCAGTCAGTACTTTTTGGATGCTCTCATAAAGACGAGCTATAGATTCAGATGTTAAATTCTGGACTTGTGCAGAAGGTAAAAGCCTAGCTTCAAAGGCAATCTCATCAGCATAGCAATTCCCGACTCCTGCCATCACATGCTGATTTACTAACAGGCTTTTGAGCGCACCTCTCCGTCCCTTTAATAATCCAGTGAACCTTTCCAGCGTCATCCGACGATCCAGCAGCTCAGGCCCAAGCTTACCCATTGTGGCTTCGCTTTCCTTCACCGACAGCAAATGTAGATAGCCTAAGCGAAGTCCAATGAAGTAAAGGATATGATCTCCAAATGCTATTTCGACTTGTGTGTTACGATCCGGCCGTTCTTCCTCCGTGCCATAAAAAAGTATTCCACCAAGCATCAAATGTAAAAGTAGTCTTCGTCCATCATGAAGATG contains the following coding sequences:
- a CDS encoding ABC-F family ATP-binding cassette domain-containing protein, which codes for MSLLSVEDVSHNFGDRTLFKNVSFRLLPGEHVGIVGANGVGKSTLMNILTGKLLKDSGRVEWTPRVRYGYLDQHTILTPGKTIRDVLKDAFLPLLELEQEMLTITEKMGDASPEELELLLEQMGDIQEQLDIGDFYLIDVKVEEMANGLGLSVIGLDRDVASLSGGQRTKVLLAKLLLEKPNVLLLDEPTNYLDVEHIDWLTNYLKQYPYAFILISHDTEFMNKVVNVVYHLEFGKLTRYTANYEKFLNMAEMNKIQHIDAYEKQQDFIKKQEDFIQRNKARASTSGRAKSREKQLDRMDRIDRPEEAAKPTFKFKESRASGKTVFEGIDFEIGYDRPLLPMLNMTIERGEKIAIVGCNGVGKSTLLKTILGVIPTYSGKTYLGDYLNSAYFQQEVKAANLTPIEDVWNEFSSLTQNEVRGHLARCGLKNEHITRPLSMLSGGEQAKVRLCKLLMRESNWVLFDEPTNHLDVIAKAELKRALQEYKGTVLLVSHEPDFYEDWVTKIWDVEQWSAVQV
- a CDS encoding serine/threonine-protein kinase, yielding MYFETKLKMGQVIDERYRISGLIGKGGMSVVYLADDLRLKGKRWAVKESLCLDELHSDIQAEADMLITLDHPRLPRIVDFYLPDREGYSYLIMDYIEGMSLSQLMKDNPGPLPSDFIIQTAKQLLEVLQYLHGHHPPIIYRDLKPSNIMLTLQKELMLIDFGIARSYKRGISEDTVKLGTVGFAAPEQYGSGQSQPVSDLYGLGALILNMATGGQCSHWESGMEDRLYNHMPASIIPIIRRLLRHHPEERYQNAGAVLQALVRVESEMDRVNDFPISVPRSLEKRKAMVIALLGVASGLGTTHTSLAMSSLLAQKGAAAWVDFSPNSLVYNRIRSMLYSQITTIPYTDEQSVFSWKGVHYWKRPVNGEMADLLRGDYQYVVLDLGTGEYEGALDEFKYSDIPFLIASGADWRLEEILLWIKRKRIPPEMNWRVGLPLAEHSSAQLLQAAIGTDKVYGLPFQQDPFKPRGKLVEVFNEMFEEVFDVPTKVKSRSFFKRKAE
- a CDS encoding SAM-dependent methyltransferase produces the protein MNDLRQDTEEQNIAPEEVVYSRYICTANHGFAPYAQEELRRLFGAVKSTLLLPGEIFLATLQCEPEEVTRLLTQNLPIFLRHIQPVQFQDEGTMEALQRLAVYLSRHTELEGEKVSLNVRKGDPSFWQESPGELREWLQEQLQSLGAEFTVQDPAWVISVYADGNALYAGVSRPEANLSGWNGGAIRFRKEDGQISRAKFKLMEAEKEFDIPFYSFRNALDIGASPGGWTSFLLERGMKVTAVDPALMHESLRNYPGLKILRKNAGEVKFRDNEFDLLVCDMSWSPKLMAKLVTGLLHSLSPGGTAIVTVKLMHKKPLAMIKEIIAMFEGERMQIQRAKQLFHNRDEITLYMIKY
- a CDS encoding ATP-binding cassette domain-containing protein gives rise to the protein MISLQHLSLRREESLILDDVSLEVKEGENWVILGRNGSGKTTILEMMTGYLFPSKGTVEVLGYKYGQCDVREVRKEIGYIGPSLMEKMSLNDPVWEVVATGAYAYLRFYETIPTEVKEKAISMLEDMNLGNMAFHPFGTLSQGERKKAMLARCLMADPKLLIMDEPCAGLDLYEREKMLAEIDKLRQRNVSVVYVTHHVEEIVPLFTHVALIREGKLAGSGPKEEVLTKEMILATYDIPVDVEWDSGRPWIKIRPGGKTI
- a CDS encoding thioredoxin family protein gives rise to the protein MKTMNEVELLGALNRSGEPLVVFFHTPLCGTCKAAERMLEVAAHLLPADLQMVAGNVNMLPNLVQQYRITSVPALLVASAEREDDPNIYYSMVSVERVLEYIRSVIS
- a CDS encoding cyclic-phosphate processing receiver domain-containing protein; translated protein: MIHIYMDDLRKVPKGFTLARTTEECLLMLRECEVGILSLDYDMGPDDYSGGEVVRRIVLEGIYPREIYLHTSSLWGRREMYEILYAAKPEGMLLVNGPLSSDKLRDIAGETDLK
- a CDS encoding deoxyribonuclease IV, translating into MTNSPQIGAHVSIRGGYGRAARFAWESGATCFQYFPKNPRSLKLKQVDVRDTRDCALFCLDKGIASIAHTPYGINMAAGVEDATPRKIYVASLLNDLEIAEACGSSGIVVHFGHFGGMEPLQGYQNIIQCMNEVLQSWGGRTKLLIENQAGNHGTEGITLEELVKVRELSQFPEKIGFCLDTCHAYAAGIWNPERTEEFIERGKKLGFWPHLVAVHLNDSKFPFDSRRDRHAGIGQGHIGEQGLISLLTSKHLRSSAVVMETEKGADGSHRKEIATVRGWFEAEA
- a CDS encoding DNA-formamidopyrimidine glycosylase family protein yields the protein MPELPEMENYRKLLSQHIINVPISDVIVNREKSINMETEAFRNALIGARVVFVERRAKYILFHLHDGRRLLLHLMLGGILFYGTEEERPDRNTQVEIAFGDHILYFIGLRLGYLHLLSVKESEATMGKLGPELLDRRMTLERFTGLLKGRRGALKSLLVNQHVMAGVGNCYADEIAFEARLLPSAQVQNLTSESIARLYESIQKVLTEATEIGGYMEMPFMTGDTVTGSYNNQCKVYDREGESCLRDGGTIIKTEQSGRKVFYCPNCQHDE